In Gimesia benthica, a single window of DNA contains:
- a CDS encoding DUF1501 domain-containing protein, translating to MLNIFDGAANRFCNRVSRRNFIKVGALGFGGLTLPQLLRAEQQSGTGKSHKSIIMIYLPGGPPHQDMYDLKMDAPSEIRGEFNPISTNVPDIKICEHLPRLASLADKSIFVNSLVGSIGQHASFQCMTGHSDRNQPAGGWPEIGSALSRLKGDPRATAPAYVNLSPKMQHTPYNFGKNSFLGTSHTPFNPNGEMKGDMTLNGITLDRLQDRKQLLTSFDQFRRDADNSGSMEGLDAFNEQAFGVLSSGRLVEALDVSKEDPAVRERYGKGTSRKQGDAAPRLNEQFLLARRLVEAGARMVTLSYSFWDWHGSNFKRAKENFPDFDQAITALIEDLHQRGLAEDTTVIAWGEFGRTPKINNNSGRDHWPRVCNALLACGGMKTGQVIGTTDRLGGEADDRPVHFQEVFATLYHNMGIDIERVTLPDHAGRPQYLVDSGYLPMPEIV from the coding sequence ATGCTGAATATTTTCGACGGAGCTGCTAATCGATTCTGTAATCGTGTCTCACGCCGTAATTTCATCAAGGTCGGCGCGCTGGGATTTGGCGGATTGACGCTCCCACAACTTCTGCGGGCAGAACAACAGTCGGGCACTGGGAAGTCACACAAGTCGATCATCATGATCTACCTCCCTGGTGGACCGCCGCATCAGGACATGTACGATCTCAAGATGGATGCACCTTCCGAAATTCGAGGCGAGTTCAACCCGATCTCCACGAATGTACCTGATATCAAAATTTGCGAGCATCTGCCCCGCCTCGCCAGTCTTGCTGATAAAAGTATCTTCGTGAATTCGCTCGTCGGTTCTATCGGTCAGCATGCGTCATTTCAATGTATGACCGGACACAGCGATCGGAATCAACCTGCAGGGGGCTGGCCGGAAATTGGTTCTGCTCTCTCGCGTCTCAAAGGTGATCCGCGGGCAACGGCCCCCGCGTATGTGAACCTCTCGCCGAAGATGCAGCACACACCCTACAACTTTGGAAAAAATAGTTTTCTGGGCACCTCGCATACTCCATTCAATCCGAACGGGGAAATGAAGGGGGATATGACCCTCAACGGAATTACTCTGGACCGTCTGCAGGATCGAAAGCAACTCTTAACGAGTTTCGATCAGTTCCGCCGCGATGCGGATAACAGCGGCTCCATGGAAGGCCTGGACGCTTTTAACGAACAGGCATTCGGCGTCCTCTCCTCCGGACGACTCGTCGAAGCACTCGATGTCTCCAAAGAAGATCCCGCGGTTCGGGAACGCTACGGCAAAGGAACTTCGCGCAAGCAGGGTGACGCCGCCCCTCGTCTGAACGAACAGTTCCTGCTGGCCCGTCGACTCGTTGAAGCGGGGGCCCGCATGGTGACGTTGAGTTACAGCTTCTGGGACTGGCACGGCAGCAACTTCAAACGGGCCAAAGAGAACTTCCCCGATTTCGATCAGGCCATCACCGCCCTGATTGAAGACCTGCACCAGCGGGGACTCGCCGAAGACACGACCGTCATCGCCTGGGGCGAGTTCGGCCGGACTCCCAAGATCAACAACAACAGCGGCCGGGATCACTGGCCCCGCGTCTGTAATGCACTGCTCGCCTGTGGTGGAATGAAGACCGGCCAGGTAATCGGTACCACTGATCGTCTCGGCGGTGAAGCGGATGACCGTCCTGTCCACTTCCAGGAAGTCTTTGCGACCCTCTACCACAATATGGGAATCGACATCGAGCGGGTCACCCTGCCCGATCACGCCGGTCGCCCCCAGTACCTGGTCGACAGCGGCTATC